A genome region from Salvelinus alpinus chromosome 26, SLU_Salpinus.1, whole genome shotgun sequence includes the following:
- the LOC139555191 gene encoding N-acetylneuraminate (7)9-O-acetyltransferase-like isoform X2 — MDPSIKPDVVIIGAATWSIKLHGGSSEALQQYRANLTAISLPLEQLAEDGEVYWVLQDPVHEEGLSDNRKMITNEQLELYNKVVLSTLNSNKKNSKARVRFLGASRQAAMETITQSADGLHLPESTRNVAAMVLMNAVCNKVLRPIDGSCCQSMPAPSLLQKLMACVFLGSALVFLVLHALGHNRCWKSRPTPPDVESGEEKKPAAAASPLNHKALFQALCKMGLIMVYFYLCDRADVFMKEQKFYTHSTFFIPLIYMFVLGIFYSENSKETKLLNREQTDEWKGWMQLVILIYHISGASVFIPVYMHVRVLVAAYLFQTGYGHFSFFWLKGDFGLYRVCQVLFRLNFLVVVLCLVMDRPYQFYYFVPLVTFWFVVIYATMAMWPQILQKKANGSGMWHVGILVKLLGLLLFICFFAYSQGLFENVFSVWPISKLFELNGSIHEWWFRWKLDRFAIIHGMLFAFVYLVLQKCQGLSEEKGEPLFSTRISNILLLISVFSFMTYSIWASSCKNKTECNELHPYISGLQILAFILIRNIPGYSRSLYSSFFAWFGKISLELFICQYHIWLAADTKGILVLIPGNPSLNIIISTFIFVCVAHEISVITNDLAQVVIPKDGGALLRRLLAAGVFTLSLLLVFRSAEGNQEGGHWGGGAGTTVGER, encoded by the exons ATG GATCCTTCTATAAAACCAGATGTCGTCATCATCGGAGCTGCCACT TGGTCCATCAAGTTGCATGGGGGCAGCAGCGAGGCGCTGCAGCAGTACAGGGCCAACCTCACAGCCATCTCCTTGCCTCTGGAACAGCTGGCTGAGGATGGGGAGGTCTACTGGGTGTTACAGG acccTGTCCATGAGGAGGGTCTGAGTGACAACAGGAAGATGATCACTAACGAGCAGCTGGAGCTATACAACAAGGTGGTGCTCAGCACTCTGAACAGCAACAAGAAGAACTCCAAGGCCAGAGTCAGGTTCCTGGGCGCCTCACGCCAGGCTGCCATGGAAACCATCACCCAATCAGCTGACGGCCTGCACCTTCCCGAGAGCACCCGGAACGTG GCTGCCATGGTGCTGATGAACGCTGTGTGCAACAAGGTCCTGCGGCCCATCGACGGCTCCTGCTGCCAGTCCATGCCGGCCCCCAGCCTCCTCCAGAAACTGATGGCCTGCGTCTTCCTGGGCTCAGCCCTGGTCTTCCTGGTGCTCCATGCTCTGGGCCACAACAG GTGCTGGAAGTCCCGGCCCACGCCCCCCGACGTGGAGAGCGGCGAAGAGAAAAAGCCGGCCGCGGCAGCGTCTCcgctcaaccacaaggctctgtTCCAGGCCCTGTGTAAGATGGGCCTCATCATGGTCTACTTTTACCTGTGTGACCGGGCCGACGTCTTTATGAAGGAGCAGAAGTTCTACACCCACTCCACCTTCTTCATCCCCCTCATCTATATGTTTGTCCTGGGGATCTTCTACAGCGAGAACAGCAAGGAG ACCAAGCTGCTGAACAGAGAGCAGACTGACGAGTGGAAGGGCTGGATGCAGCTGGTCATCCTCATCTACCACATATCTGGAGCCAGCGTT TTCATCCCTGTGTACATGCATGTCCGTGTCCTGGTGGCAGCCTACCTCTTCCAGACAGGATACGGACACTTCTCCTTCTTCTGGCTCAAAGGGGACTTTGGATTATACAGAGTGTGCCAG GTCCTGTTCCGTCTCAACTTCCTGGTGGTGGTGCTGTGTCTAGTGATGGACCGGCCGTACCAGTTCTACTACTTTGTGCCCCTGGTCACCTTCTGGTTCGTCGTCATCTACGCCACCATGGCCATGTGGCCCCAGATACTGCAGAAGAAAGCCAACG GTAGTGGGATGTGGCACGTTGGGATTCTCGTGAAGCTGCTTGGGCTACTCCTGTTCATCTGCTTCTTTGCTTATTCACAG GGGTTATTTGAGAACGTTTTCTCAGTATGGCCCATCTCCAAGCTCTTTGAGCTGAATGGAAGCATTCATGAGTGGTGGTTTAGGTGGAAGCTGGATCGATTT GCCATTATCCACGGCATGCTGTTTGCCTTTGTCTACCTGGTACTACAGAAGTGCCAGGGCCTCTCCGAGGAGAAAGGAGAGCCTCTCTTCTCCACCAGGATCTCCAACATTCTACTCCTCATCTCTGTGTTCTCATTCATG ACCTACTCCATATGGGCCAGCAGCTGTAAAAACAAGACAGAGTGCAACGAGCTGCATCCCTACATCTCAGGACTCCAG atCCTAGCCTTCATCTTAATCAGGAACATTCCCGGTTACTCCCGCTCTTTATACAGCTCATTCTTCGCATGGTTCGGGAAGATCTCCTTAGAG CTGTTCATCTGCCAGTACCACATCTGGCTGGCGGCGGACACCAAGGGCATCCTGGTGCTGATCCCAGGCAACCCCTCGCTCAACATCATCATCAGCACCTTCATCTTTGTGTGCGTGGCCCACGAGATCTCCGTGATCACCAACGACCTGGCCCAGGTGGTCATCCCCAAGGACGGGGGCGCCCTGCTCAGGAGGTTGCTGGCCGCCGGGGTCTTCACCCTGAGCCTACTGCTGGTGTTCAGGAGCGCTGAAGGGAACCAGGAAGGAggccactggggggggggggctggtacCACAGTGGGGGAGAGGTAG
- the LOC139555191 gene encoding N-acetylneuraminate (7)9-O-acetyltransferase-like isoform X1 encodes MMEDEKHIQVVAVAASEKPAPAMPHATTVAEFGVVDALVCSAPYHPAASHLSACCHGGAKMAFLAYSLGKREINQYFSIKNAKLLSVAAVILLTLFHTVSRYYGGGDTCEWLLSSGRYLGETVWQPYGCMMHKYKNTEAKTCLAEKRVAFVGDSRIRQLFYSYIQIIDPAQRADGRKHENILFEDRSASVNVDFLWYAEVNNSLKERLISWRKDPSIKPDVVIIGAATWSIKLHGGSSEALQQYRANLTAISLPLEQLAEDGEVYWVLQDPVHEEGLSDNRKMITNEQLELYNKVVLSTLNSNKKNSKARVRFLGASRQAAMETITQSADGLHLPESTRNVAAMVLMNAVCNKVLRPIDGSCCQSMPAPSLLQKLMACVFLGSALVFLVLHALGHNRCWKSRPTPPDVESGEEKKPAAAASPLNHKALFQALCKMGLIMVYFYLCDRADVFMKEQKFYTHSTFFIPLIYMFVLGIFYSENSKETKLLNREQTDEWKGWMQLVILIYHISGASVFIPVYMHVRVLVAAYLFQTGYGHFSFFWLKGDFGLYRVCQVLFRLNFLVVVLCLVMDRPYQFYYFVPLVTFWFVVIYATMAMWPQILQKKANGSGMWHVGILVKLLGLLLFICFFAYSQGLFENVFSVWPISKLFELNGSIHEWWFRWKLDRFAIIHGMLFAFVYLVLQKCQGLSEEKGEPLFSTRISNILLLISVFSFMTYSIWASSCKNKTECNELHPYISGLQILAFILIRNIPGYSRSLYSSFFAWFGKISLELFICQYHIWLAADTKGILVLIPGNPSLNIIISTFIFVCVAHEISVITNDLAQVVIPKDGGALLRRLLAAGVFTLSLLLVFRSAEGNQEGGHWGGGAGTTVGER; translated from the exons ATGATGGAAGATGAAAAGCATATACAGGTGGTTGCAGTAGCAGCATCCGAGAAGCCCGCTCCAGCCATGCCCCACGCAACAACAGTGGCGGAATTCGGAGTCGTGGACGCGCTggtgtgctcagccccctaccACCCCGCTGCATCCCATCTGTCTGCTTGTTGTCATGGAGGAGCCAAGATGGCGTTCCTGGCCTATAGCCTAGGCAAACGGGAAATAAATCAGTATTTTAGCATTAAAAATGCTAAATTATTATCCGTTGCTGCCGTCATTCTACTCACCTTGTTTCACACCGTTTCTCGGTATTATGGAG GCGGAGACACGTGTGAGTGGCTGCTGTCCAGTGGGCGGTACCTAGGAGAGACTGTATGGCAGCCCTATGGCTGTATGATGCACAAATACAAAAATAC TGAAGCAAAGACTTGCCTTGCTGAGAAAAGGGTGGCCTTCGTTGGTGATTCTAGAATACGGCAGCTATTCTATTCATACATCCAAATAATCGATCCTGCACAAAGAGCAGATGGAAGAAAG CACGAGAACATTCTCTTTGAAGACAGGAGCGCTTCAGTCAATGTG GACTTCCTGTGGTATGCAGAAGTGAATAACTCTCTGAAGGAGCGCTTGATATCATGGAGAAAG GATCCTTCTATAAAACCAGATGTCGTCATCATCGGAGCTGCCACT TGGTCCATCAAGTTGCATGGGGGCAGCAGCGAGGCGCTGCAGCAGTACAGGGCCAACCTCACAGCCATCTCCTTGCCTCTGGAACAGCTGGCTGAGGATGGGGAGGTCTACTGGGTGTTACAGG acccTGTCCATGAGGAGGGTCTGAGTGACAACAGGAAGATGATCACTAACGAGCAGCTGGAGCTATACAACAAGGTGGTGCTCAGCACTCTGAACAGCAACAAGAAGAACTCCAAGGCCAGAGTCAGGTTCCTGGGCGCCTCACGCCAGGCTGCCATGGAAACCATCACCCAATCAGCTGACGGCCTGCACCTTCCCGAGAGCACCCGGAACGTG GCTGCCATGGTGCTGATGAACGCTGTGTGCAACAAGGTCCTGCGGCCCATCGACGGCTCCTGCTGCCAGTCCATGCCGGCCCCCAGCCTCCTCCAGAAACTGATGGCCTGCGTCTTCCTGGGCTCAGCCCTGGTCTTCCTGGTGCTCCATGCTCTGGGCCACAACAG GTGCTGGAAGTCCCGGCCCACGCCCCCCGACGTGGAGAGCGGCGAAGAGAAAAAGCCGGCCGCGGCAGCGTCTCcgctcaaccacaaggctctgtTCCAGGCCCTGTGTAAGATGGGCCTCATCATGGTCTACTTTTACCTGTGTGACCGGGCCGACGTCTTTATGAAGGAGCAGAAGTTCTACACCCACTCCACCTTCTTCATCCCCCTCATCTATATGTTTGTCCTGGGGATCTTCTACAGCGAGAACAGCAAGGAG ACCAAGCTGCTGAACAGAGAGCAGACTGACGAGTGGAAGGGCTGGATGCAGCTGGTCATCCTCATCTACCACATATCTGGAGCCAGCGTT TTCATCCCTGTGTACATGCATGTCCGTGTCCTGGTGGCAGCCTACCTCTTCCAGACAGGATACGGACACTTCTCCTTCTTCTGGCTCAAAGGGGACTTTGGATTATACAGAGTGTGCCAG GTCCTGTTCCGTCTCAACTTCCTGGTGGTGGTGCTGTGTCTAGTGATGGACCGGCCGTACCAGTTCTACTACTTTGTGCCCCTGGTCACCTTCTGGTTCGTCGTCATCTACGCCACCATGGCCATGTGGCCCCAGATACTGCAGAAGAAAGCCAACG GTAGTGGGATGTGGCACGTTGGGATTCTCGTGAAGCTGCTTGGGCTACTCCTGTTCATCTGCTTCTTTGCTTATTCACAG GGGTTATTTGAGAACGTTTTCTCAGTATGGCCCATCTCCAAGCTCTTTGAGCTGAATGGAAGCATTCATGAGTGGTGGTTTAGGTGGAAGCTGGATCGATTT GCCATTATCCACGGCATGCTGTTTGCCTTTGTCTACCTGGTACTACAGAAGTGCCAGGGCCTCTCCGAGGAGAAAGGAGAGCCTCTCTTCTCCACCAGGATCTCCAACATTCTACTCCTCATCTCTGTGTTCTCATTCATG ACCTACTCCATATGGGCCAGCAGCTGTAAAAACAAGACAGAGTGCAACGAGCTGCATCCCTACATCTCAGGACTCCAG atCCTAGCCTTCATCTTAATCAGGAACATTCCCGGTTACTCCCGCTCTTTATACAGCTCATTCTTCGCATGGTTCGGGAAGATCTCCTTAGAG CTGTTCATCTGCCAGTACCACATCTGGCTGGCGGCGGACACCAAGGGCATCCTGGTGCTGATCCCAGGCAACCCCTCGCTCAACATCATCATCAGCACCTTCATCTTTGTGTGCGTGGCCCACGAGATCTCCGTGATCACCAACGACCTGGCCCAGGTGGTCATCCCCAAGGACGGGGGCGCCCTGCTCAGGAGGTTGCTGGCCGCCGGGGTCTTCACCCTGAGCCTACTGCTGGTGTTCAGGAGCGCTGAAGGGAACCAGGAAGGAggccactggggggggggggctggtacCACAGTGGGGGAGAGGTAG